A DNA window from Lachancea thermotolerans CBS 6340 chromosome G complete sequence contains the following coding sequences:
- the DNF1 gene encoding aminophospholipid-translocating P4-type ATPase DNF1 (similar to uniprot|P32660 Saccharomyces cerevisiae YER166W DNF1 Non-essential P-type ATPase that is a potential aminophospholipid translocase localizes to the plasma membrane and late exocytic or early endocytic membranes likely involved in protein transport), giving the protein MSEHQDPKIPRPSYEAADNQSPASPFHDRFQFENAENVTLDNSMLDRSGNEPSTAPSSASRGGSIMRKQGQKKRTANRIMFADGDKPMEYEEFSRESDEDDAHSFTGTPKIANSATFGGSDSLDPGSADVKPSSDQGLKRMRWGTKRTKKGTPSVGRAKTLRWAKKNFHNPFEDDRKTDTDDESGAEYDPTNRSSELRFLYYNMPLPEEYLDEEGKPATDYARNKIRTTKYTPLSFFPKNIALQFKNVANVYFLVLIILGFVDMFGVTNPGLQTVPLIVIVVLTAIKDAVEDSQRTILDMEVNNTATHILSGVENPNVSEDHVSAWRRFKKANSRVLFKLIEFCKSTFSKEGRRAAAQRKREEHHAKSARTPRNSLETFDSYRMSGTYGRESLEYDNIGEIVTSDEVTVIDRSMPARTDCKFEKNYWKNVHVGDIIRIHNDDEIPADVLLLSSSDSDGGCYVETKNLDGETNLKVRQSLRCTHRIRNSRDVTRTKFWLESEGPHANLYSYQGNLKWVDSEDGKLKNEPVNINNLLLRGCSLRNTKWAMGLVIFTGAETKIMLNAGSTPTKRSRISRELNFSVVMNFLLLFILCLVAGIVNGIYYRKSGVSRDYFEFGTVAGSPAANGVVSFWVAVILYQSLVPISLYISVEIIKTAQAAFIYGDVLLYNEKLDYPCTPKSWNISDDLGQIEYIFSDKTGTLTQNVMEFKKCTINGISYGRAYTEALAGLRKRQGIDVEKEALEEREAIANDKKVMIKDLEALNPTAEIDPEEITFISKEFVQDLSGANGDYQKGCNEHFMLALALCHSVLVEKSKKNPDKLELKAQSPDEAALVGTAKEVGFAFAGKTKSGLIVEIQGVKKEFEILNILEFNSTRKRMSCIIKLQGTAPGSQPRALLICKGADSVIYSRLKRTGGANEETLLEKTALHLEQYATEGLRTLCIGQRELSWKEYEEWNRQYEIAAASLTEREEEMEKVADSIERNLTLLGGTAIEDRLQDGVPDSIAILGEAGIKLWVLTGDKVETAINIGFSCNLLNSDMELLVIKASGDDVDEVGSPYEIVDSMIKKHLNDKFGLSGSLDELEAAKNEHKPPTGNYGVVIDGEALKLALENDDISRRFLILCKNCRAVLCCRVSPAQKAAVVKLVKESLDVMTLAIGDGSNDVAMIQSADVGIGIAGEEGRQAVMSSDYAIGQFRYLTRLLLVHGRWSYKRLAEMIPSFFYKNAIFTLSLFWYGIYSNYDGAYLFEFTYLMFYNLAFTSLPVIFMGIMDQDVSDVVSLLVPQLYRAGIMRSEWNQTKFWGYMFDGLYQSVICFFFPYLVYYKTGLVTPNGLGLDHRYWVGIIVTTIAALSCNLYVLIHQYRWDWFSSLFIFLSIIIVFGWTGIWSSSTNSGEFYKSAARVYGSPMFWAVMFVGILFCLLPRFTFDVFQKLFFPRDIDIIREFWKEGHFDQYPPDYDPTDPNRPQINKATTTLHSHRIEEGSDFARVAGAGNNMSRDTVYTEEIPMNFINSAESSPEQFHRKSIARMSLERTREQMRASNELDARYSVERARISHELPGVTRAESLMRN; this is encoded by the coding sequence ATGTCCGAACATCAAGACCCCAAAATACCGAGGCCTTCTTATGAAGCGGCGGACAACCAATCTCCGGCATCCCCATTTCATGACCGGTTTCAGTTTGAGAACGCCGAAAACGTTACGTTAGATAATAGCATGCTTGACAGAAGCGGAAACGAGCCGTCAACAGCGCCCTCTTCGGCTTCCAGAGGTGGGTCCATTATGAGAAAACAAGGCCAGAAGAAGCGCACCGCGAATAGAATCATGTTCGCGGATGGCGACAAACCAATGGAATACGAAGAGTTTTCTCGTGAATCCGATGAGGACGATGCACACTCTTTCACCGGAACCCCGAAAATTGCCAACTCAGCAACATTTGGTGGTTCAGACAGCCTCGACCCAGGCTCGGCCGACGTGAAACCCAGTTCCGATCAGGGACTGAAGCGTATGAGATGGGGTACTAAGAGGACCAAGAAAGGGACGCCTAGTGTAGGCCGTGCCAAAACCTTAAGGTgggcaaagaaaaactttCATAACCCATTTGAGGACGACAGAAAGACGGATACCGACGACGAAAGCGGCGCGGAGTATGATCCTACCAACAGGTCTTCAGAATTGAGATTTCTATACTACAACATGCCTCTTCCTGAAGAGTACCtagatgaagaaggaaagcCTGCAACTGACTATGCTCGAAACAAAATCAGGACGACCAAGTACACGCCACTGTCATTCTTCCCTAAGAATATCGCGCTTCAATTCAAGAACGTGGCAAACGTGTACTTTTTAGTACTTATTATTCTAGGTTTCGTGGACATGTTCGGTGTTACAAACCCGGGCCTACAAACAGTCCCTTTGATTGTGATTGTCGTCCTGACAGCCATCAAAGATGCTGTTGAGGATTCTCAGCGTACTATATTAGACATGGAAGTGAACAACACAGCCACTCATATCCTTTCTGGAGTTGAAAACCCCAATGTTTCGGAAGATCACGTATCTGCATGGAGACGCTTTAAAAAAGCCAACTCAAGGGTTTTATTCAAGTTAATCGAATTTTGCAAGTCAACATTCAGCAAAGAAGGGCGCCGTGCCGCCGCCCAAAGGAAGCGGGAAGAACACCATGCAAAAAGTGCGAGGACACCACGTAATTCCCTGGAAACGTTTGACAGTTATAGAATGTCGGGCACATATGGCCGCGAGTCTCTCGAATACGACAATATTGGTGAAATAGTTACGTCAGACGAGGTTACTGTTATTGATCGCAGTATGCCAGCTAGAACTGATTGTAAATTCGAGAAAAACTATTGGAAGAACGTCCACGTCGGCGATATTATTAGAATCCACAATGATGACGAAATCCCTGCAGACGTTTTACTTTTATCCTCTTCCGATTCTGATGGTGGTTGTTACGttgaaacaaaaaaccTGGACGGTGAGACTAACTTGAAAGTTCGCCAGTCTTTGAGATGTACCCACCGGATAAGAAATTCCCGCGATGTTACAAGAACAAAGTTCTGGCTTGAAAGTGAAGGTCCCCATGCTAATCTTTACTCTTACCAAGGCAATTTGAAATGGGTTGACTCGGAAGATGGTAAACTTAAAAATGAACCAGTAAACATTAacaatcttcttcttcgaggCTGCTCATTAAGAAACACGAAATGGGCTATGGGTCTGGTGATTTTTACCGGTGCAGAAACTAAAATTATGCTCAACGCCGGCTCAACACCGACGAAGAGATCGAGAATATCTAGAGAACTGAACTTCTCTGTTGTGATGAACTTTCTGCTTTTATTCATCCTATGTTTGGTCGCCGGCATCGTTAATGGTATTTATTATCGAAAGAGTGGCGTATCAAGAGattattttgaatttggAACTGTTGCAGGGAGTCCAGCGGCGAATGGTGTAGTTTCTTTTTGGGTTGCAGTCATCTTGTACCAATCGCTCGTTCCGATCTCTCTGTATATTTCGGTTGAGATTATTAAAACAGCGCAAGCTGCCTTCATCTATGGTGATGTTTTGCTGTACAatgaaaaactggattACCCATGCACCCCAAAGTCGTGGAATATATCAGATGATCTTGGCCAAATTGAATACATTTTCTCTGACAAAACAGGTACTTTGACACAAAACGTCATGGAGTTCAAGAAATGTACGATCAACGGTATTTCTTACGGTCGTGCTTATACTGAAGCGTTGGCAGGACTTCGCAAGAGGCAAGGAATTGATGTTGAGAAGGAAGCACTGGAGGAAAGAGAGGCTATTGCCAATGACAAGAAAGTCATGATCAAAGACCTCGAAGCGTTAAATCCAACAGCTGAAATTGATCCTGAGGAAATAACCTTTATTTCAAAGGAGTTTGTCCAGGACTTGTCAGGTGCTAACGGGGATTATCAAAAGGGCTGCAATGAACATTTTATGTTAGCCTTAGCTCTTTGTCACTCTGTTTTAGTTGAAAAGTCCAAAAAGAATCCCGATAAATTGGAACTCAAAGCTCAGTCTCCGGACGAAGCAGCATTAGTGGGCACAGCAAAAGAAGTTGGTTTCGCATTCgcaggaaaaacaaaatctgGTCTGATAGTCGAAATTCAGGGTGTTAAgaaagagtttgagatACTAAATATCTTGGAATTCAATTctacaagaaaaaggatgAGTTGTATTATCAAGTTGCAAGGCACAGCACCCGGCTCTCAGCCAAGGGCTCTGTTAATTTGTAAGGGTGCAGACTCTGTCATTTACTCGAGGCTAAAGCGCACTGGAGGAGCTAACGAGGAGACTCTGCTCGAGAAAACAGCCCTGCATTTGGAGCAGTATGCCACTGAGGGCTTAAGGACGTTATGCATTGGCCAAAGGGAATTAAGCTGGAAGGAATATGAGGAGTGGAATCGCCAATACGAaattgctgctgcttcatTGACagagagagaagaagagatggAAAAGGTTGCTGACAGCATTGAAAGAAATCTGACTCTGCTGGGAGGCACTGCAATTGAAGACCGTTTGCAAGACGGTGTTCCGGACTCTATTGCTATTCTGGGTGAAGCAGGCATTAAATTGTGGGTTTTGACTGGTGATAAAGTTGAAACTGCCATCAATATTGGTTTCTCTTGTaacttgttgaacagcGACATGGAGCTTTTAGTGATTAAAGCGTCCGGTGACGATGTGGACGAAGTCGGGTCCCCTTATGAGATTGTGGACAGCATGATAAAAAAACACTTGAATGATAAGTTCGGGCTGTCAGGGTCTTTAGATGAACTGGAAGCTGCCAAAAATGAACACAAACCTCCCACGGGCAACTACGGTGTTGTCATAGATGGTGAGGCGCTTAAGTTAGCCTTAGAAAATGATGATATTAGTCGCCGgttcttgattttgtgCAAGAACTGCCGGGCTGTCTTATGCTGCAGGGTGTCACCAGCTCAGAAAGCTGCTGTTGTGAAACTAGTCAAAGAGTCGCTGGATGTTATGACTTTAGCCATTGGTGATGGCTCCAACGACGTTGCTATGATTCAATCGGCAGATGTGGGCATTGGTATTGCAGGTGAAGAAGGTCGGCAAGCTGTTATGTCATCAGATTATGCTATTGGCCAGTTCAGATATCTAACGAGATTGCTATTAGTGCATGGAAGATGGTCCTACAAGAGACTTGCAGAGATGATTCCCAGTTTCTTTTACAAGAACGCAATTTTCACcttgtctttgttttggTATGGTATCTACAGCAACTATGATGGGGCttacctttttgaattcacCTACCTGATGTTCTACAATTTGGCGTTTACTTCCTTGCCAGTTATTTTCATGGGTATCATGGACCAGGACGTGAGTGATGTCGTTTCTCTTCTGGTGCCACAGCTGTATCGCGCTGGAATAATGAGAAGCGAATGGAATCAGACTAAATTTTGGGGCTACATGTTTGATGGTCTATATCAGTCCGTGatttgcttcttcttccctTACTTGGTGTATTATAAGACTGGCCTAGTGACGCCTAATGGGCTTGGTCTTGACCATCGCTATTGGGTTGGTATAATAGTGACTACCATTGCCGCGCTATCGTGCAATCTTTATGTCCTTATCCACCAATATAGATGGGACTGGTTCTCGTCGCTattcattttcttgtcgATTATCATTGTGTTTGGATGGACCGGTATATGGTCCAGCTCTACAAACAGCGGAGAGTTCTACAAAAGTGCAGCCCGTGTTTATGGCTCACCAATGTTCTGGGCTGTCATGTTTGTAGGCATCCTATTTTGCCTCTTACCGCGCTTCACCTTTGATGTATTCCAGAAACTATTCTTCCCTCGAGACATCGACATTATCCGGGAGTTTTGGAAGGAGGGGCACTTCGACCAGTACCCTCCAGATTACGATCCCACTGACCCAAACAGGCCCCAAATCAACAAAGCAACGACTACGCTTCATTCGCAcagaattgaagaaggcTCTGACTTTGCGCGCGTGGCTGGTGCTGGAAACAATATGTCCCGCGACACAGTTTACACTGAAGAAATTCCTATGAACTTCATAAACAGTGCTGAAAGTTCTCCGGAACAGTTTCACCGCAAATCCATAGCTAGAATGTCTCTGGAGAGAACGCGAGAACAAATGCGTGCTTCCAACGAATTAGACGCTCGTTACTCTGTAGAGCGCGCACGGATTTCCCATGAGCTGCCAGGCGTTACACGTGCTGAAAGCTTGATGCGTAACTAG
- the BCK2 gene encoding Bck2p (some similarities with uniprot|P33306 Saccharomyces cerevisiae YER167W BCK2 Protein rich in serine and threonine residues involved in protein kinase C signaling pathway which controls cell integrity overproduction suppresses pkc1 mutations), which translates to MRHSRSPSKNGNDSPQCSTPVESVSKWKIPHYYRKSNSGPVKIEASSSYSSRQENAGNNGNINIMTTPKHVQLEETGCGKRGSKSKAKKGEMVFVNYTVKDAKPADPPPTKKKSSKSRMLKIFSSVHNSNSQSSSCEDVPSPDAKYSQQNFSDLAFQSRSSASTPSQATKRSYSSFLKCGGMVSASTITSPTTSPSEEVVPSSSAPSRGMLQRPPLASSLSSSVSLVNNNGKASLTLGTSEPSLVHRHSPSRERSHTTENLQYDHHYLDQYGEHGGFSTIQRAQASHAQLAPGVKPGDENDASIAFSKMFTRKRANTGGSMSSLVSSTTSHNLPSLHRNMSTNSISSLSNRYSPIRAGSPARNSSTWRAASNRYSRDLSTLHSSSNYATDSAIGMESYLDTQSKQRGANHKKKQESISDLYRIQQNTMFVPDPSTVSSVSSASTPCFVESSHCNNVSGFDGQNSVVFSLDRESSLENEILEEQDESAFSPNEASALKEVVPKTTVDFIGERESDIVSLQNTSRSSGTMFSSLVNSHSTLDSSIPSTKETDIPKAFESSNFPHINSTAQANNPASLNFGGAQNDDFLNLYMELDLGSRAELMTSQPEKPIQGESEMSISNGYTQGDVSTLNSMLNASPATITNSNNIGARSAPQQDSSYNEQVPYTSFSNRIMHDIDQITHSINASDNANELTDEWN; encoded by the coding sequence ATGAGACATTCTAGAAGTCCCTCAAAGAACGGTAATGATAGTCCCCAATGCTCTACACCAGTTGAGTCTGTCAGCAAATGGAAGATCCCTCACTACTATCGAAAATCCAATTCCGGTCCCGTCAAGATCGAAGCTAGCTCAAGTTACAGTTCGAGGCAGGAAAATGCAGGAAACAATGGTAACATAAACATAATGACAACACCTAAGCACGTACAGCTCGAGGAGACAGGATGTGGTAAACGCGgctcaaaatcaaaggcTAAAAAGGGAGAGATGGTCTTTGTTAACTACACCGTGAAAGATGCTAAGCCTGCGGATCCACCGCCtacaaagaagaagtcgtCAAAAAGTCGTATGCTGAAGATTTTCAGCTCCGTGCACAACTCTAATAGTCAGAGCTCAAGCTGCGAGGACGTGCCCAGCCCTGACGCCAAATATTCGCAGCAAAACTTTTCTGACCTAGCCTTCCAGAGCAGGTCCTCAGCCTCTACTCCTTCACAGGCTACGAAGAGATCCTACagttcttttttgaagtgtgGCGGAATGGTTTCTGCGTCCACAATCACGTCACCAACTACCTCGCCATCTGAGGAGGTTGTCCCGAGCTCGTCAGCTCCATCGCGAGGCATGCTGCAGCGCCCACCGCTGGCtagctctttgagctccAGCGTCTCGCTCGTGAACAATAAtggaaaagcttctctaACTCTTGGAACAAGCGAGCCATCATTAGTTCACCGACACTCTCCTTCGCGAGAGAGGTCGCACACGACGGAGAATTTGCAATATGATCACCACTACCTTGACCAATATGGCGAACACGGAGGATTTTCTACAATCCAGAGGGCTCAAGCAAGTCATGCACAGCTTGCTCCAGGTGTCAAGCCAGGGGACGAAAACGACGCCTCCATTGCATTTAGTAAAATGTTCACTAGGAAACGTGCCAACACAGGCGGGTCCATGAGTTCACTCGTTTCCAGCACCACATCTCACAATTTGCCGTCTTTGCATAGGAATATGTCAACAAACTCAATCTCATCACTCTCCAACAGGTACTCTCCCATCCGCGCTGGCTCACCAGCAAGGAATTCATCGACATGGAGAGCTGCCTCCAACCGCTACTCTCGTGATCTCTCCACGCTTCATAGTTCTTCGAATTACGCTACAGATTCAGCTATTGGAATGGAATCTTACCTCGACACTCAATCAAAGCAAAGGGGCGCAAATcacaagaaaaaacaagaatCTATTTCTGATCTCTACCGCATTCAGCAGAACACCATGTTTGTCCCAGACCCTAGCACAGTGTCGTCAGTATCATCAGCTTCGACACcatgttttgttgaaagctCGCACTGCAATAATGTGTCCGGATTCGACGGGCAAAATAGTGttgtgttttctttggatcgcgagagctctttggaaaatgagaTCTTGGAAGAGCAAGATGAGTCGGCTTTTTCGCCCAACGAGGCTTCCGCGTTGAAGGAAGTTGTTCCAAAGACTACAGTTGACTTTATTGGCGAAAGAGAGTCCGATATTGTTTCTCTACAAAACACAAGCCGTAGCAGCGGTACTATGTTCTCCTCCCTGGTCAATTCACACTCCACTTTGGATAGTTCAATtccttcaacaaaagagaCTGACATTCCTAAAGCGTTCGAGTCATCTAACTTCCCACACATTAATTCTACCGCACAGGCAAACAACCCTGCctctttgaattttggTGGTGCGCAAAACGAtgattttttgaacttatACATGGAACTTGACCTTGGCAGCCGGGCAGAGCTTATGACCAGTCAGCCCGAGAAGCCTATTCAAGGAGAAAGTGAGATGTCAATCTCCAACGGGTATACGCAAGGTGATGTATCCACTCTCAATTCAATGTTGAACGCCTCCCCAGCGACAATTACCAACTCAAATAACATAGGTGCAAGGTCGGCACCTCAACAAGACAGTTCCTACAATGAACAGGTACCATATAcgagtttttcaaatcgCATAATGCATGATATAGATCAAATCACCCATTCTATTAACGCATCGGACAATGCTAACGAGCTCACTGATGAATGGAATTAA
- the CCA1 gene encoding tRNA adenylyltransferase (similar to uniprot|P21269 Saccharomyces cerevisiae YER168C CCA1 tRNA nucleotidyltransferase (tRNA CCA-pyrophosphorylase)): MLKKAASSLIQRNMVPKLKLTETEQQICRLLKDYTSEYNKSRALSEPLELRITGGWVRDKLLGFNSHDLDIAVNTMSGEQLALEINDFLRRNHESCGITPHSIHKIDKNPEKSKHLETATTKLFGIDVDFVNLRSEEYTTESRIPVVAFGTPKQDALRRDATLNALFYNIQNDEIEDFTGTGLEDLNKGILRTPLPPLQTFLDDPLRVLRLIRFASRLGFVIDPDTYKAMQDPEINKAFGIKISRERVGVEMQKILQGPNPLLGLSFIQKAGLDNVIFSWHSDSAIIHYNRENTDMSKAEKAYQELGRHIELVLEKLPVLLEAFPLLQEHWKNAPVFKQNFILGVIFAPFRGIKIVWNPQKLMNKETSISESIVKDGLKLGRNDAELIAKCVESHVEYNDMILRYESLSRSDIGLEIRSFNGDWELAHLVNLALAYCFDENSLGQYQNFYQFVFDQNLQNSHALKPLIDGKTLSKQLNIKPGRWMGGVVAEMVKWQMDNPGSDEKQVLEFVQTILPNYT, encoded by the coding sequence atgctcaaaaaagctgcaaGCTCGCTCATACAAAGAAACATGGTTCCTAAACTTAAGCTAACAGAAACTGAACAACAAATTTGCAGGCTGCTCAAGGACTACACAAGCGAGTATAACAAGTCGCGCGCTCTTTCTGAGCCCCTGGAACTCCGCATAACTGGAGGGTGGGTCCGTGACAAGCTTTTGGGTTTTAATTCGCACGACTTAGACATCGCAGTGAACACAATGTCTGGAGAACAGCTGGCGCTAGAAATCAACGACTTTCTAAGGCGCAATCATGAAAGTTGCGGTATTACCCCGCACTCTATTCACAAGATCGACAAAAACCCAGAGAAGTCGAAGCATCTGGAGACGGCCACCACCAAGTTATTCGGTATCGATGTCGACTTTGTTAACCTTAGGTCAGAAGAATATACCACTGAATCACGCATTCCAGTCGTTGCATTTGGCACTCCAAAGCAAGATGCCTTGCGACGCGACGCTACTCTGAATGCACTGTTCTACAACATTCAGAACGACGAGATTGAAGACTTCACCGGGACTGGCCTGGAAGATTTGAATAAAGGCATTCTCCGCACACCTTTGCCACCTCTGCAAACCTTTCTAGATGATCCGCTGCGTGTTCTCCGCCTTATTCGATTTGCATCAAGGTTAGGTTTTGTAATCGATCCGGACACCTATAAAGCGATGCAAGATCCGGAaatcaacaaagcttttggaatcAAAATATCTCGCGAAAGAGTCGGCGTGGAGATGCAAAAGATTCTACAGGGTCCAAACCCTTTACTGGGTTTGAGCTTTATTCAAAAAGCCGGGCTTGATAATGTGATTTTTTCCTGGCACAGCGACTCTGCGATTATCCACTACAATCGCGAAAACACTGACATGAGCAAGGCCGAGAAAGCGTATCAGGAATTAGGCAGACATATTGAATTAGTCCTTGAAAAGTTACCTGTTCTGCTTGAGGCTTTTCCGCTCTTGCAAGAACACTGGAAAAATGCGCcagttttcaagcaaaacTTTATTTTAGGTGTAATTTTTGCTCCTTTTCGGGGCATCAAGATTGTATGGAAtcctcaaaagctcatGAACAAGGAAACCAGCATCTCAGAAAGCATCGTAAAGGATGGACTGAAGCTTGGCCGAAACGATGCTGAGCTTATCGCAAAATGCGTCGAATCTCACGTAGAATACAACGACATGATCCTGAGGTACGAGTCTTTATCTAGGTCCGATATCGGACTGGAGATCCGTTCATTCAACGGTGACTGGGAACTTGCCCATTTGGTGAACTTGGCCTTAGCCTACTGTTTTGATGAGAATTCTCTTGGCCAATACCAAAACTTTTACCagtttgtttttgaccaaaaCCTGCAAAATTCACACGCCTTGAAACCACTTATTGATGGAAAGACATTGTCTAAACAACTCAATATCAAACCTGGTCGTTGGATGGGCGGGGTTGTTGCAGAAATGGTGAAGTGGCAAATGGACAACCCTGGCTCAGACGAAAAACAGgtccttgaatttgttcaaacAATACTTCCAAACTATACGTAG